The following coding sequences are from one Arthrobacter sp. PvP023 window:
- a CDS encoding RNA polymerase sigma factor yields MLSERELAFIALHKDNYPAVFRYVRRRVESPEVAEEIAADVFRVVWQKWGDQPRADIAWLVTVARNMIGNAYRSRDRQRALQEKLRATAILSFGDGSEYLAVHDAMAGLREKDRDILQLAYWDGLGTPEIADVLQCSESAAKVRLHRARAAFRKQMPAGVETITQRMGA; encoded by the coding sequence GTGCTTTCCGAGCGTGAACTGGCGTTTATAGCCCTACACAAGGACAACTATCCAGCGGTCTTCCGGTATGTGCGCCGGAGGGTGGAATCCCCGGAGGTGGCGGAGGAAATCGCCGCCGATGTCTTCCGGGTTGTGTGGCAGAAGTGGGGCGACCAGCCGAGGGCTGATATCGCCTGGCTGGTCACCGTAGCGCGGAACATGATCGGCAATGCGTACCGGAGCCGTGACCGCCAACGCGCGCTGCAGGAGAAGCTGCGGGCCACGGCGATCCTCAGTTTCGGAGACGGATCCGAATACCTGGCCGTGCATGATGCCATGGCCGGTCTGCGGGAGAAAGACCGGGACATCCTCCAGCTCGCCTACTGGGACGGGCTTGGCACGCCGGAAATCGCTGATGTGCTCCAGTGCAGCGAGTCCGCCGCCAAGGTTCGGCTGCACCGGGCGCGGGCTGCGTTCCGGAAGCAGATGCCAGCTGGAGTAGAAACGATCACACAGAGGATGGGTGCCTGA